A stretch of the Desulfobacter sp. genome encodes the following:
- a CDS encoding PHP domain-containing protein, which yields MIPLTCRSHYSLMWGTASVERLCARARQLGYSALALTDTDNLYGLWDFLSACRTHGLKPIVGAEITDPSSPHRAICLVKNDQGYHHLCTLLTRRHQDKHFSLKQAIPPLGRGMVILTRSSELLADWHDQDPCLDLGAALPRAPLSCRHDLCRTARKRSLPMVATPGSFFLHSRDHGTHALVRAIDTNQCLSRLGHGDLAPENAFLNSPEYYQQKFSILPQAVKATYALGERLNFQGPDFGIIMPPFEPGPGRTAHDLLRKKTMEGAEKRGMFRILCHGFGSRICLSASGSKSQVREWAFNQPRRRS from the coding sequence ATGATTCCTCTGACCTGCCGTTCCCATTATTCCCTGATGTGGGGAACCGCATCCGTGGAAAGGCTGTGCGCCCGGGCCAGGCAGCTGGGATATTCGGCTCTGGCGCTTACCGACACCGACAACCTTTACGGGCTCTGGGACTTTCTTAGCGCCTGCAGAACCCATGGGCTCAAGCCCATTGTCGGGGCTGAAATCACCGATCCCTCATCCCCGCACCGGGCCATCTGCCTGGTAAAAAACGATCAAGGCTACCACCACCTTTGCACCTTGCTCACCCGCCGCCATCAAGACAAACACTTTTCCCTGAAACAGGCCATCCCCCCCCTGGGCCGGGGCATGGTCATCCTCACCCGGTCTTCTGAGCTGCTGGCAGACTGGCATGACCAGGACCCTTGTCTGGACTTGGGTGCGGCCCTGCCCAGGGCTCCGCTTTCCTGCCGCCATGACCTGTGCCGGACCGCCCGGAAAAGATCCCTTCCCATGGTGGCCACTCCGGGCAGTTTTTTTCTCCATTCCCGGGACCATGGCACCCATGCCCTTGTCAGGGCCATTGATACGAACCAATGCCTCTCCCGCTTAGGCCATGGAGACCTTGCTCCGGAGAACGCCTTTCTCAACAGCCCTGAATATTATCAACAAAAATTTTCCATCCTGCCCCAGGCGGTCAAAGCCACCTATGCGCTTGGAGAGCGCCTGAATTTTCAAGGGCCTGACTTCGGCATTATCATGCCGCCATTTGAGCCGGGACCGGGCAGAACCGCCCATGACCTGCTGAGAAAAAAAACCATGGAAGGCGCCGAAAAACGAGGAATGTTCAGAATTCTGTGTCACGGTTTCGGTTCCCGGATCTGCCTCAGCGCCAGCGGAAGTAAAAGTCAGGTCCGAGAATGGGCCTTCAATCAGCCACGTCGGAGGAGTTGA
- a CDS encoding DUF72 domain-containing protein — protein MGTSGYSYGEWVDAGIYPAGTHAANMLPAYTRIFKACELNYTWYQMPKACAMERMAAKVPPGFKFSVKLTLTHEVNPKTWTQEAASFRQGVAPLKANQSLLSILIQSPPYFQRTQKRLFYLAALADELAGLPLAVEFRHPSWVNDKVFYGLEQRQITLVTVDGPRLPHLFPRLSLVTNPKLFYLRLHGRNRQGWRSGNMQKQFDYDYCEPELREIGTMTCQEIMPEAETGALFFNNHVRGQAPKNCLRLEQIIKTLP, from the coding sequence ATGGGCACCAGCGGATATTCCTACGGAGAATGGGTGGATGCCGGCATTTACCCTGCAGGCACCCATGCCGCAAATATGCTGCCGGCCTATACCCGGATATTCAAGGCCTGCGAACTCAACTACACCTGGTATCAAATGCCCAAGGCCTGCGCCATGGAACGGATGGCAGCCAAGGTCCCCCCTGGATTCAAATTCAGTGTCAAACTGACCCTGACCCACGAAGTCAACCCGAAAACCTGGACCCAGGAGGCGGCCAGCTTCCGCCAGGGCGTTGCCCCCCTAAAGGCAAACCAGTCACTTTTAAGTATTCTGATCCAGTCCCCCCCCTATTTTCAGCGGACTCAAAAAAGGCTATTTTATCTTGCCGCCCTTGCAGACGAACTTGCAGGACTCCCCCTGGCCGTGGAATTCCGCCACCCCTCCTGGGTCAACGACAAGGTCTTTTACGGGCTTGAACAAAGACAGATCACCCTGGTCACGGTGGACGGTCCTCGTCTGCCCCATCTATTTCCCAGGCTTTCCCTGGTCACCAACCCCAAACTTTTTTATCTCAGGCTTCACGGGCGAAACCGCCAGGGCTGGCGGTCCGGCAATATGCAAAAACAGTTTGACTACGACTATTGCGAACCCGAACTCAGGGAAATTGGAACAATGACCTGCCAGGAAATCATGCCCGAGGCTGAAACCGGAGCCCTGTTTTTCAACAACCATGTCCGGGGCCAGGCCCCGAAAAACTGTCTTCGCCTGGAACAGATCATCAAAACCCTGCCATGA
- the lexA gene encoding transcriptional repressor LexA, which translates to MKPPLTEKQKKVLDSLEKEMDLTGSAPSLRTIAATLKVSHAAVAQTLKTLEDKGYIRRQGRYSRTVHILGPRKEAKGRAKTIPIIGRMTAGLPMYASQEWEGSLVVDPELYPGDDLFGLRIQGQSMKNAGILDQDIAVCRPRQYAHNNEIVVALIHGEDATVKRFFLHSDRIELRPENPEFTPQTYGFDQVLIQGKVVGIIRPAMDQEAPRD; encoded by the coding sequence ATGAAACCACCGCTCACAGAAAAACAAAAAAAAGTGCTGGATTCTTTGGAAAAAGAGATGGATCTCACCGGCTCAGCCCCAAGCCTGAGAACCATTGCCGCCACCCTCAAGGTCAGCCATGCCGCCGTGGCCCAAACCCTAAAAACCCTTGAAGACAAAGGGTATATCCGCAGGCAGGGCCGGTACAGCCGAACCGTTCATATTCTGGGCCCCAGAAAAGAGGCAAAGGGCCGGGCCAAAACCATCCCCATCATCGGACGGATGACGGCCGGCCTGCCCATGTACGCCAGCCAGGAATGGGAGGGCAGCCTCGTGGTTGATCCTGAGCTCTATCCCGGAGACGACCTTTTCGGACTTCGGATCCAGGGTCAGTCCATGAAAAATGCCGGTATTCTGGACCAGGACATTGCCGTTTGCCGGCCCAGGCAATATGCCCATAACAACGAAATTGTCGTGGCCCTGATCCATGGCGAGGATGCCACGGTCAAACGTTTTTTTCTCCATTCCGACCGCATTGAGCTGCGCCCGGAAAACCCGGAATTTACCCCCCAGACCTATGGATTTGACCAAGTCCTCATCCAGGGAAAGGTTGTGGGCATTATCCGACCGGCCATGGACCAGGAAGCGCCCCGTGACTGA
- a CDS encoding ABC transporter ATP-binding protein, translated as MAELELKNISVRFGGLLALSNLSFTIGNGRVVGLIGPNGAGKTTVFNVLTGVYQASEGDVIFDGKSILGKRPYVIFEKGIARTFQNIRLFSAMTAIENAMVARHCRAGKGIFGSILRTPSQKREEAWIKEKAMEALTFMGVGDYADDVASSLPYGLQRRLEIARAIASEPKVLLLDEPAAGMNPSESSELMHDIARIKDLGIDVLLVEHDMKVVMGVCDHIVCVDHGVKIAEGNSTEIQNNPKVIEAYLGQPANQ; from the coding sequence ATGGCTGAATTAGAACTAAAAAATATCAGTGTACGGTTTGGTGGCCTCCTTGCTCTGTCCAATTTGAGTTTCACCATTGGCAACGGCCGTGTCGTCGGACTTATCGGACCCAACGGCGCGGGGAAAACCACTGTTTTCAACGTTCTTACCGGGGTGTACCAGGCATCGGAAGGGGATGTGATTTTTGACGGCAAAAGCATTCTGGGCAAACGGCCCTATGTGATTTTTGAAAAAGGCATTGCCAGAACCTTCCAGAATATTCGCCTTTTTTCTGCCATGACGGCCATTGAAAACGCCATGGTGGCAAGACATTGCCGGGCCGGAAAAGGGATATTCGGTTCTATTTTAAGGACCCCTTCCCAAAAGCGGGAAGAGGCGTGGATAAAGGAAAAGGCCATGGAGGCCCTGACGTTTATGGGGGTCGGCGACTATGCTGATGACGTGGCCTCAAGTCTGCCCTATGGGCTGCAGCGGCGCCTGGAGATTGCCAGGGCCATTGCCTCGGAACCCAAGGTGCTTCTGCTGGACGAGCCTGCCGCCGGTATGAACCCCAGCGAATCCTCGGAGTTGATGCATGACATTGCCCGCATCAAAGACCTCGGCATTGACGTGCTCTTGGTAGAGCATGACATGAAGGTGGTCATGGGTGTGTGTGATCATATTGTTTGTGTTGATCATGGTGTGAAAATAGCGGAAGGAAATTCAACTGAAATCCAGAATAATCCCAAAGTGATCGAGGCATACTTAGGTCAACCTGCCAACCAATAA
- a CDS encoding branched-chain amino acid ABC transporter substrate-binding protein, translating into MKKRVVSILVMGLILVPFLCGGVFAKTLRIGSMSPLTGRYASDGTDIKNGVLTAIAVFEEAGGIPGFDKIELFAQDTACDPRQAVASANKLINLEVAGVVGAYCSSSTIPASDVLAEEDIIMITPASTNEKVTDRGLPYMFRMCGRDDDQAPAAAKFIKESLEAKTMFIVDDKTTYSQGLADSVAKSAESMGIKILAHEHVNQGDKDFSAILTMAKKANADVFYMSLQGFSPAAMMMLQAKRLGMKSQIVTQDAVFQPKFMEVAKDAAEGVCLTYGFTDPSTPEYKAFEERYVPKYGKIAAYATYAYDAATSLLKSIKAAGTTDPAKVKAELMKLDFQGVAKHVKFAANGDSGSSYIAFKVVDGKFVPYWEPVNGLIK; encoded by the coding sequence ATGAAAAAAAGAGTTGTTTCAATTTTGGTAATGGGCCTCATCCTGGTTCCGTTTCTCTGCGGCGGTGTGTTTGCGAAAACTTTGAGAATCGGCTCCATGAGTCCTTTGACCGGCCGCTATGCCTCTGACGGCACAGACATCAAAAACGGCGTGCTCACAGCCATTGCCGTATTTGAAGAAGCCGGCGGCATTCCCGGGTTTGACAAAATTGAACTTTTTGCCCAGGATACGGCCTGTGATCCCCGTCAGGCAGTCGCTTCAGCCAACAAACTCATCAACCTGGAAGTTGCCGGCGTTGTGGGTGCCTATTGTTCATCTTCCACCATTCCTGCTTCCGATGTTCTGGCAGAGGAAGATATCATCATGATCACCCCTGCTTCCACCAACGAAAAAGTAACCGACCGCGGTCTTCCTTACATGTTCCGCATGTGCGGCCGTGACGATGACCAGGCCCCTGCCGCAGCCAAGTTCATCAAAGAATCCCTGGAAGCAAAAACCATGTTTATCGTTGATGATAAGACCACCTATTCCCAGGGACTTGCGGACTCTGTTGCCAAATCTGCTGAATCCATGGGCATAAAAATACTGGCCCATGAGCATGTAAACCAGGGGGATAAAGATTTTTCTGCGATTCTGACCATGGCCAAAAAGGCCAATGCCGATGTGTTTTACATGTCTCTTCAGGGGTTTTCTCCTGCAGCCATGATGATGCTCCAGGCCAAACGTCTGGGCATGAAATCCCAGATCGTCACCCAGGATGCCGTGTTCCAGCCCAAGTTCATGGAAGTGGCTAAAGATGCGGCTGAAGGCGTATGTTTGACCTATGGGTTCACCGATCCTTCCACGCCTGAGTACAAGGCTTTTGAAGAACGCTATGTACCCAAGTACGGCAAAATCGCAGCCTATGCCACCTATGCCTATGATGCAGCCACCTCTCTTCTCAAGTCCATCAAGGCGGCCGGCACCACAGATCCTGCCAAAGTGAAGGCAGAACTCATGAAACTGGATTTCCAGGGTGTTGCCAAGCATGTGAAATTTGCCGCCAACGGCGATTCCGGTTCTTCCTATATTGCCTTCAAGGTTGTGGACGGAAAGTTTGTCCCCTATTGGGAACCTGTAAACGGCCTGATCAAGTAA
- a CDS encoding branched-chain amino acid ABC transporter permease: protein MEYFIQQLINGLTLGGMYALIALGYTMVYGVIQLINFAHGEFFAAGGYVGAIALGYFSGLGYMETHPILCLTGAFVLAMGYCAYLAIGVEKVAYKPLRKNSRLAALLSALGMSIFLSNGMMLTRGVYDAVYPSELFQGGFDFGMITISYLQITIVSLTAALLIGLNILVFKTKVGMAMRATAQDKTMSALVAIGSNRIISLTFAIGAGLAAAAGIMYGLYYGSVKYDMGFVPGIKAFAAAVLGGIGNITGAMIGGLIIGMVEIFGAGYLSGEYKDVFAFIILIGVLYFKPTGIMGENIDDTRV from the coding sequence ATGGAATATTTTATTCAGCAGTTGATTAACGGTTTGACCCTTGGGGGCATGTATGCCTTGATTGCGCTGGGCTATACCATGGTTTACGGTGTGATCCAGCTTATCAATTTTGCCCATGGCGAATTCTTTGCCGCAGGTGGATATGTGGGGGCCATTGCCCTGGGATATTTTTCAGGCCTCGGGTACATGGAAACCCACCCGATACTCTGTCTCACCGGCGCGTTTGTACTGGCCATGGGATATTGCGCCTACCTTGCCATCGGGGTTGAAAAAGTGGCCTATAAGCCTTTGAGAAAAAATTCCCGGCTGGCTGCCCTGCTTTCTGCTTTGGGCATGTCCATCTTTTTATCCAACGGAATGATGCTCACCCGGGGGGTTTATGATGCAGTCTATCCGTCAGAGCTTTTCCAGGGCGGGTTTGATTTTGGGATGATCACCATCTCTTATCTCCAGATCACCATTGTTTCCCTGACCGCAGCCCTTCTCATCGGCCTGAACATTTTGGTGTTCAAGACCAAGGTTGGTATGGCCATGCGGGCCACAGCCCAGGACAAGACCATGTCGGCCCTTGTGGCCATTGGATCCAACCGGATTATTTCCCTGACCTTTGCCATTGGTGCAGGTCTTGCTGCGGCTGCTGGCATCATGTACGGCCTTTATTACGGGTCGGTCAAGTATGACATGGGATTTGTGCCCGGGATCAAGGCGTTTGCCGCTGCCGTTCTCGGCGGGATCGGGAATATTACCGGCGCCATGATCGGCGGTTTGATTATCGGTATGGTGGAAATCTTTGGTGCCGGCTATCTTTCCGGCGAGTACAAGGATGTGTTTGCATTCATCATTCTGATCGGGGTCCTTTATTTTAAACCTACTGGAATTATGGGCGAGAATATCGATGATACAAGAGTTTAA
- the livM gene encoding high-affinity branched-chain amino acid ABC transporter permease LivM, with the protein MIQEFKRVWKPYAMGMLWLLGLLWPMLGIHPDGTLTFQTTFRVWSYLLAGSSVCLVIYIIKASGSMTFVSRPLSRAAQGVKASATALPTWVWLVVLLGFCLVYPQFAGRYGTDVAINVLLYICLGLGLNVVVGLAGMLDLGYIAFYGVGAYTYAILNTVYGLAFWICLPFAGVFACIAGCIVGYPTLRMRGDYLAIVTLGFGEIIRIILNNWMDLTNGPNGILGIDRIGFFKFVFDNGISFETIWVKKLQLFYYFALGLAIVVAIAVNRLNFSRVGRAWESIREDETAAELMGVNTFIYKLLAYATGAFFAGLAGAFFAARMKFVSPESFTFLESAMVLCMVVLGGMGSIPGIILGVIALIALPEIFREFESYRMLVFGSTMIIMMLFRPAGLLPAKRVGQRSEEKEG; encoded by the coding sequence ATGATACAAGAGTTTAAACGAGTCTGGAAACCGTATGCCATGGGCATGCTCTGGCTGCTGGGCCTGCTCTGGCCCATGCTGGGCATTCACCCGGACGGCACCCTGACCTTTCAGACCACCTTTCGGGTATGGAGTTATCTCCTGGCAGGATCCTCTGTCTGCCTGGTGATTTATATTATCAAGGCCAGCGGATCCATGACCTTTGTCTCCCGTCCTTTGTCCAGGGCTGCCCAGGGTGTGAAAGCCTCTGCCACGGCGCTGCCCACCTGGGTCTGGCTGGTGGTTCTTCTGGGGTTTTGTCTGGTCTATCCCCAGTTTGCCGGGCGGTACGGCACGGATGTGGCCATCAATGTGCTGCTCTATATCTGTCTGGGCTTAGGGCTTAACGTGGTTGTGGGCCTGGCCGGGATGCTGGATCTGGGATATATCGCCTTTTACGGGGTCGGAGCATACACCTATGCCATTCTCAATACGGTCTACGGCCTTGCCTTCTGGATATGCCTTCCCTTTGCCGGTGTCTTTGCCTGTATTGCCGGCTGCATTGTGGGGTATCCCACCCTGCGCATGAGAGGCGATTACCTGGCCATTGTCACCCTGGGGTTTGGGGAAATCATCCGTATCATCCTCAACAACTGGATGGATTTGACCAACGGCCCCAACGGGATTCTGGGCATTGACCGCATTGGATTTTTCAAATTTGTCTTTGACAACGGGATCTCCTTTGAAACCATCTGGGTGAAAAAACTCCAACTCTTCTATTATTTTGCCCTGGGCCTTGCCATTGTCGTGGCCATTGCCGTAAACCGGCTCAATTTTTCCAGGGTGGGCCGGGCATGGGAATCCATCCGGGAGGATGAAACCGCAGCCGAGCTTATGGGGGTGAACACCTTTATCTACAAATTACTGGCCTATGCCACGGGTGCTTTTTTTGCCGGCCTTGCAGGGGCCTTTTTTGCCGCCCGGATGAAGTTTGTCTCTCCGGAGAGTTTTACCTTTCTGGAATCGGCCATGGTGCTGTGCATGGTGGTCCTGGGGGGCATGGGGTCCATCCCGGGCATTATTCTCGGGGTGATTGCCCTGATTGCCCTGCCTGAAATCTTCCGTGAATTTGAGTCCTACCGAATGCTGGTATTTGGATCTACAATGATCATCATGATGCTGTTCCGGCCGGCAGGCCTGCTTCCGGCAAAGCGTGTGGGCCAGCGGTCCGAAGAAAAGGAGGGCTGA
- a CDS encoding ABC transporter ATP-binding protein → MSEKPILEMKNVHSGYGSIKALKGVSMKVMPGEIVAMIGANGAGKSTTLMTICGIVVPEQGEVWYDGKQINRVAPEKLPTKGLCQVPEGRRIFPRLSVRENLVLGAFYRNDKDQIEKDIQHAYDLFPILGERSKQEGGTLSGGEQQMLAIARALMTKPKVLLLDEPSLGLAPIIIQQIFDIIAEINREEGTTILLVEQNANLALQAATRGYVMETGEITLEDKASALLKNPKIREAYLGE, encoded by the coding sequence ATGAGCGAAAAACCGATTCTTGAAATGAAAAATGTCCATTCCGGATACGGTTCCATCAAGGCGCTCAAAGGGGTGTCCATGAAAGTCATGCCCGGCGAAATCGTGGCCATGATCGGGGCCAACGGGGCCGGTAAATCCACAACGCTTATGACCATCTGCGGGATAGTGGTCCCGGAACAGGGCGAGGTCTGGTATGATGGCAAGCAGATCAACCGGGTGGCCCCTGAAAAACTGCCCACCAAAGGCCTTTGCCAGGTGCCTGAAGGACGCCGGATTTTTCCCAGGCTTTCTGTGAGGGAAAATCTTGTTCTGGGCGCCTTTTACCGCAATGACAAGGACCAGATTGAAAAAGATATCCAACATGCCTACGACCTTTTTCCCATTTTGGGTGAACGGAGCAAACAGGAGGGGGGCACCCTTTCAGGGGGAGAGCAGCAGATGCTGGCCATTGCAAGGGCTTTGATGACCAAACCCAAGGTCCTTTTGCTGGATGAACCCTCTTTGGGGCTGGCCCCCATTATTATCCAGCAGATTTTTGATATTATTGCTGAAATTAATCGGGAAGAGGGCACCACCATTTTATTGGTGGAACAGAATGCCAACCTGGCCCTCCAGGCCGCCACCCGGGGCTATGTCATGGAAACAGGAGAAATAACCCTGGAGGATAAGGCCTCCGCCCTGTTGAAAAATCCTAAAATCCGGGAGGCTTATCTGGGCGAATAA
- a CDS encoding HAMP domain-containing protein: MKKSIKAQMTLLVLSSAALILGLVETYSYVNTRQMILKTGQSIATHLTRSMTRRIEQEFRAVEKLPQSLSVFMSISPVRDTSKFKSLMVNLVHENPELFASGLFFEPTGEGRMTPGVTPYAFRKKDGIEYAQLAGSGYAYLEKQFYILPKVLNCPVWSDPYFDKGGGNIPMATYSVPLYRPGLRDKAQGFYGVATADISLKWLTEFTRSVRSGKTGFSFIITRTGLFVVHPDESLIHGESIFSLADKHNSSKLRAIAIKMIREEQGFLPIGPVLAGEDAYLAWDEISCSGWILGTVVAKKELFRELDLLKQRSIGICIAGLVLLLGASLGVARSLSRPLVDMAATTRRIAKGTLEVDLSHIKRSDEIGVLANSIEDMAEGLRQKGECSEFCVTVSVPGSASAPAEVKVRSENGPSISHVGGVDFCWSGVPGTIFSICK, from the coding sequence GTGAAAAAAAGTATTAAAGCCCAGATGACCCTGCTGGTTCTCAGCAGTGCCGCCCTGATTCTGGGTCTTGTTGAAACCTACAGCTATGTCAATACCCGGCAGATGATTCTGAAAACAGGGCAATCCATTGCCACTCACCTGACACGTTCCATGACCCGCCGCATTGAACAGGAATTTCGGGCCGTGGAAAAATTGCCCCAGAGCCTCTCTGTTTTCATGAGTATTTCTCCTGTCCGGGACACATCCAAGTTTAAGTCCCTGATGGTCAATCTGGTTCATGAAAATCCTGAACTCTTTGCCAGCGGTCTTTTTTTTGAACCCACGGGAGAGGGCCGGATGACCCCCGGGGTTACACCCTATGCGTTCAGAAAAAAGGATGGGATAGAATATGCCCAGCTGGCCGGGTCCGGGTATGCCTATCTGGAAAAACAATTTTATATCCTGCCAAAGGTTCTGAATTGCCCGGTCTGGAGTGATCCGTATTTTGACAAAGGCGGGGGCAATATTCCCATGGCGACCTATTCGGTGCCATTGTACCGGCCCGGGCTCCGTGATAAGGCCCAAGGCTTTTATGGGGTGGCAACGGCAGATATCTCTTTAAAATGGCTGACAGAGTTCACCCGGTCTGTGCGAAGCGGGAAAACCGGCTTTAGTTTTATTATTACCCGGACAGGGCTTTTTGTGGTACATCCTGATGAATCATTGATCCATGGCGAATCCATATTTTCCCTGGCAGATAAACATAATTCCTCTAAACTCAGGGCCATTGCTATAAAGATGATCCGCGAGGAACAGGGATTTTTACCCATTGGTCCTGTTCTTGCCGGGGAGGACGCCTATCTGGCATGGGACGAGATTTCCTGTTCCGGGTGGATTCTGGGCACGGTGGTGGCCAAAAAAGAATTGTTCAGGGAGTTGGACCTTTTGAAACAGCGGTCCATTGGCATTTGCATTGCCGGCCTGGTATTGCTGCTGGGAGCAAGCCTTGGGGTTGCAAGATCCTTGTCCCGCCCCCTGGTTGACATGGCGGCCACCACCCGCAGGATTGCCAAGGGGACGCTTGAGGTGGACTTATCCCATATTAAACGCTCGGATGAGATCGGTGTTTTGGCCAATTCCATTGAGGATATGGCCGAGGGGCTTCGCCAGAAAGGGGAATGTTCAGAATTCTGTGTCACGGTTTCGGTTCCCGGATCTGCCTCAGCGCCAGCGGAAGTAAAAGTCAGGTCCGAGAATGGGCCTTCAATCAGCCACGTCGGAGGAGTTGACTTTTGCTGGAGTGGAGTTCCTGGAACCATCTTTTCCATCTGTAAATAA
- a CDS encoding IS256 family transposase, protein MTEENTEFDFQKALKGIQEGKPFTGKGGVLTSLIKNLAEAALEGELESHLGQEVSANRRNGKSKKTIKSLDGKFELETPRDRAGTFSPQIVKKHQTTLSDEIERKIIALYGLGMSYNDMASHLQEIYGLEISNATLSTITDKIIHTVKEWQARPLENVYPIVWLDAIHYKVRENGKVGSKAVYTILGVNIEGRKEVLGLYISENEGANFWLQVLTDLSNRGVKDILIACVDGLKGFPEAIETIFPDTEVQLCVVHQIRNSLKYVGSKNKKEFMADLKRVYKAVNKDLAEEELDILENKWNDKYPIVIKSWRNNWERLSHFFKYPEEIRRIIYTTNTIEAVHRQFRKLTKTKGSFPNQDSLLKLLYMGIQNASKKWTMPIQNWSLTISQLAIFFEGRLDKELGI, encoded by the coding sequence ATGACCGAAGAAAACACCGAATTTGATTTTCAAAAAGCCCTTAAAGGCATCCAGGAAGGTAAACCCTTCACAGGTAAGGGCGGCGTCCTTACATCATTAATCAAAAATCTTGCTGAAGCTGCTCTTGAAGGAGAGTTGGAGTCCCATCTCGGGCAGGAAGTTTCTGCCAACCGCCGTAATGGAAAAAGCAAAAAGACCATTAAATCCCTGGATGGTAAATTTGAGCTGGAAACCCCGCGTGACAGGGCCGGAACCTTCTCTCCACAGATCGTCAAAAAACATCAGACAACGCTCAGCGATGAAATTGAAAGAAAGATAATAGCCCTTTACGGCCTGGGCATGAGTTATAATGATATGGCTTCCCATTTACAGGAAATCTATGGACTTGAGATTTCAAATGCCACTCTGAGCACCATTACCGATAAAATCATCCATACCGTCAAAGAATGGCAGGCCAGGCCGTTGGAAAATGTGTACCCAATCGTATGGCTTGATGCCATACATTATAAAGTACGAGAAAACGGAAAGGTCGGCAGCAAAGCCGTTTACACAATTCTTGGGGTGAATATCGAGGGCCGCAAAGAGGTTCTTGGGCTGTACATATCCGAGAATGAGGGTGCGAACTTCTGGCTGCAGGTGTTAACAGACCTTTCAAACCGAGGGGTAAAAGATATCCTGATTGCCTGTGTTGATGGTCTAAAAGGTTTTCCCGAGGCCATTGAGACCATATTCCCGGACACAGAAGTTCAACTCTGCGTAGTCCACCAGATCCGAAATTCATTGAAATACGTTGGTTCCAAAAATAAAAAAGAATTTATGGCAGATCTAAAACGTGTTTATAAAGCGGTCAATAAGGATCTGGCCGAAGAAGAACTGGATATCTTGGAAAATAAATGGAATGACAAATACCCGATTGTGATAAAATCCTGGCGGAACAACTGGGAACGCCTCAGTCATTTCTTTAAATATCCAGAAGAGATTCGACGGATAATATACACCACAAATACCATTGAGGCTGTGCATCGACAGTTTCGAAAACTGACCAAAACAAAGGGATCATTCCCGAACCAGGACAGCCTGTTAAAGCTGCTTTACATGGGGATCCAGAACGCCAGTAAAAAATGGACAATGCCGATTCAAAATTGGTCACTGACAATTTCCCAGTTGGCAATTTTCTTTGAAGGCCGGCTGGATAAAGAGCTGGGAATTTGA
- a CDS encoding ABC transporter permease, whose product MGAQDLSILSLSSLLIFLIPILIISQYLKLGLNRAILTGSLRMCLQLSFVGIYLEFLFRLNSVLLNFAYLLIMILIACYTVLKSSNLKILPFFIPLFFALVIPFSVILFFFDLIIVQIASLFDVRYLIPIGGMLLGNCLRSLIIRLNQFYTGIKTQKKRGRSKFCVS is encoded by the coding sequence ATGGGTGCCCAAGACCTGAGCATACTTTCCCTGTCCAGCCTTTTGATCTTTCTCATTCCAATATTAATCATCAGCCAATACCTGAAACTTGGACTCAACCGTGCCATTTTAACCGGTAGCCTCCGCATGTGCCTGCAATTGAGTTTTGTAGGAATTTATCTTGAATTTTTATTCCGGCTCAACTCCGTGCTGCTGAACTTTGCCTATCTGCTGATCATGATTCTCATTGCCTGCTATACCGTACTCAAATCCAGCAATTTAAAAATACTCCCTTTTTTCATCCCTTTGTTTTTCGCCCTGGTGATTCCCTTTTCAGTCATCTTGTTTTTCTTTGATCTTATCATCGTTCAAATCGCCTCCCTTTTTGACGTCCGGTATCTCATCCCCATCGGCGGGATGCTTTTGGGCAACTGCCTTCGATCTCTTATCATCCGACTTAATCAATTTTATACCGGGATAAAAACACAGAAAAAACGAGGGCGTTCAAAATTCTGTGTCAGTTGA